A genomic segment from Malus domestica chromosome 05, GDT2T_hap1 encodes:
- the LOC103434509 gene encoding uncharacterized GPI-anchored protein At1g61900-like isoform X2, producing the protein MVFLRLTAHIFILFLSLHICCCSTLDYLKDPVLSIKQKDSMLPMISPTATPQPFLPLLAPSPLAPYTNTTVPKLSGLCRLNFSVAESLMSVTSIDCWSVFAPLLANVMCCPQLEATLTILVGQSSKETNVLALNGTTAKHCLSDIEQILVGQGANDSLAQICSVHSSNLTDASCPVFDVNEFEDTVDTSKLLAACEKIDPVKECCAQTCENAILEAATRIASKASDLLSTDGAHDLLPDRLSKVNDCKNIVLRWLASKLSPSRAKEVLRGLSNCKINKACPLVFPDMKHVAMGCGNGISNQTACCTAMESYVAHLQKQSLITNLQALDCAASLGMKLRKSNIIEDVYSLCRISLKDFSLQVSGCLLPSLPSDATFDSSGVSFLCDLNDNIPAPWPTSQGAASSCSKNVKIPALPAAASAGNGLYHDNVMLSLLLASGMVLMMLL; encoded by the exons ATGGTTTTTCTGAGGCTCACTGCCCACATCTTTATCCTGTTCCTAA GTCTCCATATATGTTGTTGCAGCACGTTAGATTATCTTAAAGATCCAGTCTTGTCGATTAAGCAAAAAGATTCTATGTTACCAATGATCTCTCCTACAGCGACTCCTCAgccctttcttccccttcttgcTCCTTCACCATTGGCACCATATACTAATAccactgtcccaaaattatcaG GACTCTGTAGACTAAACTTCAGTGTTGCTGAGAGTTTGATGAGTGTGACCTCAATTGATTGCTGGTCCGTTTTTGCACCATTACTGGCTAATGTAATGTGTTGTCCACAGTTGGAAGCCACTCTCACAATTCTCGTTGGTCAATCCAGTAAAGAAACCAATGTTCTTGCTTTAAATGGAACGACTGCTAAACACTGTCTATCAGATATTGAACAGATTTTGGTGGGCCAGGGTGCAAATGACAGTCTTGCACAAATATGCTCGGTTCATTCATCAAATCTGACTGATGCATCTTGCCCAGTTTTTGACGTTAATGAGTTTGAGGATACAGTTGATACTTCAAAGTTGCTTGCCGCTTGTGAGAAGATTGACCCTGTGAAAGAATGTTGCGCTCAAACTTGTGAGAATGCCATATTAGAGGCTGCTACAAGGATTGCATCAAAAGCTTCTGATCTTTTGAGCACAGATGGTGCTCATGATCTCTTACCGGATCGATTAAGTAAAGTCAATGACTGCAAAAATATTGTCCTCCGGTGGCTGGCAAGTAAACTCAGTCCTTCTCGTGCCAAGGAAGTTCTAAGGGGACTATCAAATTGCAAGATTAACAAGG CTTGCCCCCTGGTTTTCCCTGACATGAAGCATGTTGCAATGGGTTGTGGGAATGGGATAAGTAACCAGACTGCATGTTGTACTGCCATGGAGAGCTATGTGGCCCACTTGCAAAAGCAGAGTCTCATAACCAACTTGCAAGCTTTGGATTGTGCTGCATCACTGGGAATGAAGTTAAGAAAGTCAAATATTATTGAAGATGTGTATAGCCTATGTCGTATAAGCCTCAAGGATTTCTCTCTTCAAG TGTCTGGATGTCTTTTGCCGAGCCTGCCTTCCGATGCAACATTTGACAGTTCAGGAGTCAGCTTCCTTTGTGATTTGAATGATAACATTCCAGCTCCATGGCCCACCTCTCAAGGGGCAGCGTCCTCGTGCAGTAAAA
- the LOC103434509 gene encoding uncharacterized GPI-anchored protein At1g61900-like isoform X1 has product MVFLRLTAHIFILFLSLHICCCSTLDYLKDPVLSIKQKDSMLPMISPTATPQPFLPLLAPSPLAPYTNTTVPKLSGLCRLNFSVAESLMSVTSIDCWSVFAPLLANVMCCPQLEATLTILVGQSSKETNVLALNGTTAKHCLSDIEQILVGQGANDSLAQICSVHSSNLTDASCPVFDVNEFEDTVDTSKLLAACEKIDPVKECCAQTCENAILEAATRIASKASDLLSTDGAHDLLPDRLSKVNDCKNIVLRWLASKLSPSRAKEVLRGLSNCKINKACPLVFPDMKHVAMGCGNGISNQTACCTAMESYVAHLQKQSLITNLQALDCAASLGMKLRKSNIIEDVYSLCRISLKDFSLQVGNQVSGCLLPSLPSDATFDSSGVSFLCDLNDNIPAPWPTSQGAASSCSKNVKIPALPAAASAGNGLYHDNVMLSLLLASGMVLMMLL; this is encoded by the exons ATGGTTTTTCTGAGGCTCACTGCCCACATCTTTATCCTGTTCCTAA GTCTCCATATATGTTGTTGCAGCACGTTAGATTATCTTAAAGATCCAGTCTTGTCGATTAAGCAAAAAGATTCTATGTTACCAATGATCTCTCCTACAGCGACTCCTCAgccctttcttccccttcttgcTCCTTCACCATTGGCACCATATACTAATAccactgtcccaaaattatcaG GACTCTGTAGACTAAACTTCAGTGTTGCTGAGAGTTTGATGAGTGTGACCTCAATTGATTGCTGGTCCGTTTTTGCACCATTACTGGCTAATGTAATGTGTTGTCCACAGTTGGAAGCCACTCTCACAATTCTCGTTGGTCAATCCAGTAAAGAAACCAATGTTCTTGCTTTAAATGGAACGACTGCTAAACACTGTCTATCAGATATTGAACAGATTTTGGTGGGCCAGGGTGCAAATGACAGTCTTGCACAAATATGCTCGGTTCATTCATCAAATCTGACTGATGCATCTTGCCCAGTTTTTGACGTTAATGAGTTTGAGGATACAGTTGATACTTCAAAGTTGCTTGCCGCTTGTGAGAAGATTGACCCTGTGAAAGAATGTTGCGCTCAAACTTGTGAGAATGCCATATTAGAGGCTGCTACAAGGATTGCATCAAAAGCTTCTGATCTTTTGAGCACAGATGGTGCTCATGATCTCTTACCGGATCGATTAAGTAAAGTCAATGACTGCAAAAATATTGTCCTCCGGTGGCTGGCAAGTAAACTCAGTCCTTCTCGTGCCAAGGAAGTTCTAAGGGGACTATCAAATTGCAAGATTAACAAGG CTTGCCCCCTGGTTTTCCCTGACATGAAGCATGTTGCAATGGGTTGTGGGAATGGGATAAGTAACCAGACTGCATGTTGTACTGCCATGGAGAGCTATGTGGCCCACTTGCAAAAGCAGAGTCTCATAACCAACTTGCAAGCTTTGGATTGTGCTGCATCACTGGGAATGAAGTTAAGAAAGTCAAATATTATTGAAGATGTGTATAGCCTATGTCGTATAAGCCTCAAGGATTTCTCTCTTCAAG TTGGAAATCAAG TGTCTGGATGTCTTTTGCCGAGCCTGCCTTCCGATGCAACATTTGACAGTTCAGGAGTCAGCTTCCTTTGTGATTTGAATGATAACATTCCAGCTCCATGGCCCACCTCTCAAGGGGCAGCGTCCTCGTGCAGTAAAA
- the LOC103419642 gene encoding uncharacterized protein has protein sequence MVWAGDDNWIDVSQRQPNDKSAHNPEKHRLLAELRSYSSSGASTSSFSTSTSSIGGDQVKIKISKKELEELVVKGGGNMQGLSSVEQLLTWVMINGRDGHDLYYDGRDEMNRQRPWRPVLQSIPEVN, from the coding sequence ATGGTATGGGCCGGAGACGACAACTGGATTGACGTTTCTCAGCGTCAGCCTAATGATAAAAGTGCACACAACCCAGAAAAACATAGGCTTCTTGCTGAGTTAAGATCATATTCATCATCTGGAGCTTCAACATCTTCATTTTCTACAAGTACTAGTAGTATTGGAGGAGATCAAGTGAAGATCAAGATTAGTAAGAAAGAGCTGGAGGAGTTGGTGGTTAAAGGAGGAGGAAACATGCAGGGTCTTTCGTCTGTGGAACAGCTATTAACTTGGGTCATGATCAACGGCCGTGATGGTCATGATCTGTACTATGATGGTCGTGATGAGATGAACCGTCAACGGCCCTGGAGGCCTGTTCTCCAAAGTATTCCggaagttaattaa